In the Salvia splendens isolate huo1 chromosome 16, SspV2, whole genome shotgun sequence genome, TTTCAACCCCTCCAACCTCAAGGATTCTTGCCCCTAgtctcagctttcctttcacCGTCTCGCTAAACTTTGGTCCTATTTTCACTGTGATGTAGTAAAATGAAAACATTTGGATCAGAAAATTTTATCAACACACTTTTTGTATATTCTCTTtaagtagtactaatttttgtATGTAATTACCATGCTCTCGGATGCCTTGTGCAAAAATGTGTAGGCTTTCTCTGAGTTTGACAACTTTGGTGATGGCTGAATTGACTCTACCTGCACCAAAACCATAAACCACATTAACAAGactttcaaaataaaattagaaataggGATTGTGAAGAAAGATGAATGCATACTGTGTCTGATTTTGGTAGGAGAAGGAAGCATTTGATATTGGTGAGCAGTGGGATCAGGCAAATATGTTTTGGGAGAACATCTATAATCCTTTGAGTTGAATTTAACTCCATAAACATTTTGCTTCACACTTCTTGATTGGTAGTGTTGTAGTTGTAGCTCCATTCTCCTTTCTTGTTTTTGCttagttagtgaaatgtgatgAGTTGATATGAAGAATAATGAGGTGGGATGCTAACTTCTAAGGCATAATAGCTTATTTATAGGTGAATGAAGAAGGGTTGTGTTTGACACATGAGTCAGCTTTGTGTCATCAAATACAAAAGCAAAGATATgatataatatactccataggggtgttcggtttgcaaaattgaatccgggattaaatttatagtgtgtttggttcatgagattcaatctcacaactcaatcctagatggataatcatgagataattagtcatagctaaccctccatgactaaaataatctcacaactcaatcctagattatatattgatattattttatcttagcAACCGAACCCCACCTTAAATCTCCAAACAATCTTTTGAACATTCTCCCTATCTTGATTTCTTTTTCTCGATTGATGGTGTGCTGCCCATGTTGCAAGACTTAGTACATAGGTGGAAAGTTATTTTTACACATTTTTGCAAAGAGCATGTTGAAAATACCCAACTCTATAACTGAATTGACTAGATTAGTCCCAAATCACATGCATGGTTTGTTGACTTAGTAATGACATTtgcataatttttttatgaagtgttagaatttcacttttttttaatggaaaattattcaaatctaaTGGCATTTATATAGGCCTATTTGCTATATATAGTATccacaattattttaaaaaaataaacagtCTATATAAAGCGGGGTAACATAATGGGTGACGTAGGTAAAGGAAGTAGACCATATTAAGATATGTCAATTGAATTTAGGAGATTTGGTTTATACATGAAGATGTGGAAAGACAATTTTCTTGAGTTGGCATGCATCCACCACGTCATCACTTGTAACTCCTAGATTTGCCAAAGGTCAGAATTGtaacaatatttatatatatttattttactaggtatatatatcatcattcaaAATAACTTTAACGTGTATTCTATCCACTACTATTATTTATAGTATACTCAGTATTACTTAGCCGggtaggaaaaataaaatgtttagtTGATCATCTCTCCACGTGAAACTCATCcacttttataaaatgtttttgtaAAGCTTCTTTATATATGGTGCCCAACTTCCATTTgtcaaaatcaaaatatgacTGTATCGatattaaaaatcaaaatcaagttATCTTGTATATAACCTGTATTATTTATgttatcattttaaaatatttaacgcAAACAATGCCAATAGTGGAAactttaatttttcaaaaccaaTTTGATCACTTATTACAGTATATAAGCAAATTAAACTTTTGATGATAGTAATTGCATGTCCTTTTGAAATGTAGTTTTTGCAGTTGTATAACTACAGAGAAAAGTATTTATAAAAAGCAAAGCACAACACCTACTTTCTGTTGTATGTTTGTTTAAAAAGATTGTATAGAATTTCTAACTATATCTTATCTTCACTTTTAATATTTGATGACACAAAGCTGACTCATCCATCTATGGAATTCAAGAACAACCCATTTCCCTTATCCCTTTGCCTATGAATAGATTGTTAACCTAGCTAAGATTGTTGCACCAATTCATTTCAAGTCTATTTGATGAATCGACCACTTGGGCAAACCTTAAGAATACAAAGGTTGGCCAAGTGTCTTATTACATACCTGGAAGGGATCCGATTGGACAAGGCCCGCGTAAACGCATGTATCCTAGATCTATCACAAATTATAGTGTAGACCCGATCGACCACTTGGGCAAACCTTAAGAATACAAAGGTTGGCCAAGTGCTCGACAAGTCTACGTCATAATATGTTCTAGAGAAGACATGTAAGTATAAAATAGGATGGAAATGTGTGTTGATACAAGTATAAACTATAAAGAagcaaatacaaaaaaaaacatatgttAGGAAATTCATTAGAAAGCAATTACACTGCAAAAACAAAATCATGAAAAACACTTTTCGTGTTTTCAAACATCTGTTAACTAACGTCTCGTACAAGAATAACGTATACATACAATTGGTATAAATAAATGGATTGATTTTCAACGTTTAAAAGAGtgttaaaattaatcaaaaaagCCTATTTAAGAAGAAGGTTTGCAGCTTGTCAGCACACAATCCTCCATAAATTGAGTGAGCTGAGAAGAATATAGTTCTGATTGATTCCGGAAATGATCAACATGGGGCGTCGAGATGAAGTTACACGCTCTGACCTCGCGCCCATTTCTCTGTTGCTTCTCGATGAATGACTCCACAGACCCTGCTGGGATCACCTTGTCAGCAGAACTGTAGATGTATAGCTGCGGACAACTTGGTTGCTCCGATGTTAGCAACCTCATCACATCGGAAAGCCTCCTGTGATTTCAAAAAACAGCATAACAGCTCAGAACGCTGTCACTAGATAAACAAGCCGAGCATCGTGTATGCGAATGAAGCAAGCAACggaatatatataatacacgAATAGAGATGAAATgaaagtagtaattaataatacCTGTTTATGGAAGGATGATTTAGAATTACTCCAAACACCTTCTCGAGAAGGAGAAGCAGAGCTGCCTCAGCCATGCCTGGTTTGACCTCGATGGTGGCTCTGTTTCCAATCGTTACCCCTGTCTTCGGCTCAATATCGGAACCCTTAGTGGCAACACTATTCTTCTTCAGAAAAGCAGCAGAAAAGCCAGAGGCAAAAACCTACAAATATATACAAGGCATGTCAATGGAGGAAAGTCAAGAAATTAAAGCAATCACTTGTACAACAAAAATGCATTCTAATAGTCCATTCCTTTGCTGCCAGGCAATAAATTGGTTATTATTATTGAACAAAGATCAACAATAATATTTCCACAAACAGAAGTGACAAGAAAAACCCAAAGAAATATCAACATATATCCAGAAAACGTCATCAATGTGTCTTTAATTCATTCAATTAGACAAGCAATTGTACCTGTGGATCAAGGACTGCAACAGGAGCTGAATCTACAACGCAACCTCTAATCCTATCCGCTAGATCAACATCCTTCTTCTGAAACTTCTCCAAAATAACACCATATCTACAAAAGAGGACAAGATAAGTCAATACACTGGTTTCTCACCACTGGATATCAAATCATACATCCACAGCTACTTACGTGAGCCATCCTGTATTACTAAACGTGTGGAAGACCAAATTCTTGCCATGCTCCTCTTCCAACCAATCAGCAAGATGGTCCACCAGCAACTCCACATCATGCTCAACCTTCCCCCCTACTTGATACCTAAGCACCTCCGACATGGGGAATGTGAACGTAATGGCATGAAACCCTCTCATAGTATACCAATCCGCATATATCTTAAGGTGCTTCTGCTTTGCACCTAACCATCCTAGCAACACCACTACTGTCCTAGACTTTGCAGACGAACAATCCGAGCCCCCAGATACATCAATTGCCCTAGGATCAGGCAAATGCCATCTATATAAAACGTTCGATGGCAGTGCAGGGGCACTATATGTATAGGCAGCCGGCTTGGCAGAGTTTGCCAAGTCGGCTGACCGGTATGAATTTAATAAGGTTGGTGACGATGCCACAAAAGAATAATTAGCATTAGAATGAGAATTAACATTACTAGAGGGGATAGGTATGTGCACATTAGGCACGGGGACACGAATCCCGGCTACAAACGACAATTGGGATAACCTAGAAACCGAAATTTTCGACACCCACAACGAATTTAGTTCTTCTAATGGACGGGAAGTGGAAGAACATGAAGGGCTCGATTGTTCTAAGGAAGAACAAGCATCTGATGATTTAGACGGCCACAATTTGTCATAGCAATCGGCTGAGACAGAGGCTATCGCTAAGGCAGACGCCGCAAGAACCGGCCTTTGCAAGATTCCGGACAACGAACCCATCATCTTCTCACAAATTAATCATGCCAATTTCACAAAAGAATGGGGAAAAAATTAATCTTTAACGTTTACAACCCTAGAGAAATTACCAGTTGATGGTAACAAAATCAAAATGTGTTAAAAAAGAATAGATCAAATTGAACACCCCCGCCTCCAATCAAGCAGGAAACAACAACCTGCGCAAGATCAATAAATCAAATAGAGTTCCAAATGCAGCAGAAAACAGCGATTGAATTGGCGAATTCTGAAGAGGGTGAGATGGATTACCTGATTTTGATGGAGGATTTTATTGTCGAATCGAAGAAATTTTGACGACGGGCTGTCAATTTGAATGACAGCCCAAAAGAGAGTAGAATGCGCAGAGTCAAAATTTGCAATGTTCTTCAACGCGTTGTGAAAGGAGGCATGTAAACCGAATTTCACACGTTTTTATAAACAAATTTAAGCAATAAACgtaattaattcatttatcCTTTTTAAAGGTTTCTAAACGTAAGTATATCCTTTTCCCCTTTTTAAGGCTTCCCAAATTATGTGAATATAAGGTGTGGTGCAGTTACACGCCACGTCGAAGTTGTGGGCAAATTCCATCCCTCATAATATATGTTGATACATTAATAGTAGtatgaacaatttaaatatttgtgtTTACGATTTACGATATATCGATATCTCTTAGTTGGCTTCGAATATAATGTGTTAGTGGGCATAgctaaataatataataatcgGATATTAGTAATTTAGTGCAGAGTTTGGACCGGATTGGaataataaatcatttttaCAGTATGAGAAGGGTTTATTATTTGTAAATCACAAATGTTGGTAAAGTTTTGGTTTGTCATATCCGTTTCAAATGAAAAATCACAAAgttttaaaattcataattgtCCCATGATATTATTTTTAAGGCAAATATGACATCATTCTGACcctatgaaaaaaaaacaatacaataaaacaaatttaattttttttgacaattgaaatttcttgatttgtgttagacaaataaaaaatcacattttcatGATTTTAGAGGCAATTAGTCCATATAAAAACATACTGCGtgcactttatttatttatttaaaaaatcttCAATAAGAATAcaaataattatgtaaatttaattttcatttcaatttcttTTGTCTTAATCTATTGAGATTATTAATACATACCAGAATTAGTTTATCGAGAGTCCTCTTATCGTGAACCTCCGAGTATCgaaaataaattagtaaaatgtACATTTTTAGACAAAAATGATGGAAAATTCTGGAAATAGAATATGGGAATAAGAATTTTATTGAAGAATATAATGTGGATATCTGATATGAGAAGGAATATTAATTGGGAAGGCGTGTTGTCCTATCTGTCCATAACACCTTTGGAGTTATTAGAGCGTCCaaaatggcggcgagcggatcAGCTAGCCGATTCctggcgctggccggtccgctcgccgaaccattgcagccggcgagcgcacgccgatttgcGGGCGCTAGcagatgcgctcgccgatcggctggccgccattgcaggctcccgatcggtcagacaattttttattttattttttatttagttttggcGGTTTTAAATATTGTAATTTGGTCCTTCAATTATCGAAAATTACATTTCCGAATGAAGATTTCTGTAATTTGGTCCTTCAATTATCGACCCCAGCCAGGGactctgccccttggaccccgctctcgggggcgctgcccctgAACCCCATCCTGCCGTCcaatcataacgaattcaaacaagtgtgcactccgcacttccaacttatttgatgtctcattatgatcatattgatcaatcaagttaatccaattacactaaaatattcAACACCGGATAGCAGCGACGAcagcgaggagtgaggcggagacgaggggctcgtgtgtggaagatgagttttttttaattaatgtaattttttttaattaatgtactttttttaaattaatgtactttttaaatttttaatattattattgattttcccctatctgtgtcgtacatttaattctgtattttgtgtgattgttaattatttatttttataattttatttattgtggctAAGCTATGActaggctattgcttgtccagttgcttgtcctgatgatgtggcaggaggagtttttagttttgctgatgtgacaggaggagtttgtggttaggctatggctgagctatttctattggagatgctcttatcgATCTCATGAATTACCACATAAACTAAAGAACAATATTATTAGATTTAAAGGTCGAAATATACTTTTCGTATTTACTTATAAAATCATTATCAATAAGAAAGGCATATCAACGAGTGGAAGTGATTAATTAACTACGTACGTACATTATATGTTTAATTACTACAATGAAAGAGTCTATATAAGAAATCTTTcaccatttctttttttaatctattttatcgacaagaaaaattcaaaaaaagcatcctatgttttaaaaatttgataaaGTTACGTggaaattttatataataataattattattatatcttCGTAGAAATTATGAAACAATACAAAAAAAGGTGACATTCGCGCACAAACCAAAAGCTCAACATAAGGcgacccgcaacgcgtcacgcgggtggcccgtatccCGTCACTCAGGGACgggacggcggcgtgacgcgttgccgCGCctcgtctcgtccccagcccgtccctaGCCCGTCACCCATCCCGTTCCGCCGTGACGAAACGCGAgacggctcgccacgcgccgaggcgacgtggcgcgctcccaagccatgtgtgacgcccactcgccgtcccgcgagtgggcatcgtcatgctgaagcaataaatcattttttaaaaaaaaatcgaattaaataaaaattaaaaaataaaatataaaaaatgtgaaacggtaatattaccgttaatagccgtttttccttttttattatttttatttttttactctataaatactcctaattcttcctcatttcacacacaactacacatatattcttcccaaatcatctccatttcctctccaattttcatctaacatctcatcacaaaatgtctggCGACGGAAATCCGgtggtggcggctccggtgggtgggatctcaacgcgttcggcgactgggggagcatgtacaacacattgggtggttccggttcgtctacGCCGGGCActcagggttcgtcgacgccgggggtaccaaccaccaaattttgatgttgatgcatacgcccgtccctccgccccgcggtattcgctgggattatcccagattcgggaggattatccgattcaacccactccggaagaaggccgatgCGGGGGAGGAGGCCAAGGCGGGggaagctccagggcagagGCCGAGGCGAAGAGGAGAGGATGATttaggccgacatccgtacgGCCCAAAAGAAACTGAattttactactaatatttaggTTTAATAAGCtttttaggatttaatattGGGTTATTGATTGGCACAAAGTTTAATTTCTTGGGTATAACAGATCGGTAATTTTTAAAGTTATGGCAATGTCAGTTTAAGAGGAgtaatttctatttttccttTATCGCTCGATCTTCTCCAACATTTTGCAATTTCTCCACTCCATTATTGATAGAAAATAAAGTTCTagtatattttcaaaattccaaGTTCAgcaaattactccctccgtctctcaTAGGAATCTCTCAATAGAAGTCTCATTTGAATATGGCTATCTTAAGTGGAATGGAAGGAGTAAATTACAAGGAAGCTAGGGAATCGAACAGTCTCAGGCAAGAATAACTACCTCTCCgtagacatgcccacggttcgtaaaccaccggttccggtttcgagaaatgtggaaccagaaccgaaccgtgaggctatttcacgattccggtttcggttcgaaaatCGGCGGTTCTGGTTCTGAACCTCCGGTTTTCTGGAGGTTTTTttacggtttttcacggttccagTTTTGAACCGTCCAGAATcggcggttccggcacggtttcggttcgtaatatttggaaccggaaccggctcGCGGTTCGAAATATGGTGGTTCTGgttaaaaaaaaatgttacggttccgcggttaaccgccggaaccaaaaaccttgggcatctctatCTATCCGGAACCCCTTTTCAGAAAGTGAAGCGGCACATATGGAGATGAAACCTAAGAGCTTGATGTTGTATAGTAAACATTGCGAGTGGGCTTAGTTTAGAGATGGGCCAAAATACAATAATCTCACTATTTAAGCAAGGTTCTTGATAGGTGGGGTCCCATCATAATCAAATTCATTATAGCTAACGGATCAtagattttaaaatatactcctccCGCCcgaaataagttgagtcaaaatttTTAGGTACGGAGATTATGAAATTTTGTTGacaagtaggagagatgaataaagttggaaaaataaaaagagagtaaagtaagttatggaataaaataaaagtgatttaatgttttattttttgtaaaaaaagaaatgattcaACTTAGTTGAAACATCCCAAAAAAAGTAATACAACTCAACATAATTGAGACATGgagaatattaaaattaatttgtatCAATAGTTATTTTAATGTTAATTTGTTATGTGACTGAACTTACTTTTTATATGTGAAACTATGTTAATTCGATCTATAATACATCTCCAGTTAAaaattgaacttttttttttcattttctaaaattagaaactttTTATTTAAGAATTTTTATTTGGTTCCATTTTTTCATTAACatacttttctttctttctctcttttttaccaattttgcattaaaattcgtaaccattttaaaagtttttatttttaaggaacggatggagtatatgatTAATGTACGTGCCATATAAAAGTTATGACAATATAAGTTTAAtacttattaattatttttttaaaaataaatatgtcGAGATGAATAGGTGATAATATTGTGTCGTGTAGGgtaataattacaaaaaaaaatacttcctccgtccgcaaataggagtctcattttgtTAGGGCATGAGTTTTATTTAGTATTACTACACTCATGTAgatattaaaattgtataaaatcgtATGTTGAATGTGAAATGGTTCATTTACAGTATATTGAGAGAAATAGAAATTTCTTTTTGGTGTTGTTTATAGTTTTATGAATACtctttttatttagtttatattcttatatgtaaatatatttttatattatttattatatactctttatattaatatatttagttgttaatatatctttattacTTGAAAATCTtttgtcccgtgcatagcacggatGGTAACACTAGTTCTAACAAAAGTAGCAATAATCTTCACTAcaaaacagaaaatagaaaattgtTTAATACGTTTGTCGATGAAAACATGGGCGGACCCATGTAGAAATAGGGTAGGGCTAAAGCCcttgataaaaatattttttaaactatttttttataaatttttaaaatttattcaaatttaatgtaaattattatataaaagccCTTATAAATGATCTAAAACACCAAAAATATAACTTTAgaacaaaatttagaaatcacAGCCCctaatcatatttttttctgcgtccgcccctggaTGAAAATTGTAAATCGAGAAAATCCATATCAAAGTATGTTCTAAAATAGGTTATTGGCATGTACTACATTACATAGTAACTTTCACTGCAAATTATGCACTATATATACTTCAAAATTTGGTAATAATACCCAATTAACTTTGTTGTTCTCTTCATTGTTCCTCCTACGTTATATTCTTGTTCCGGCAAAAGTAATTTAAACTTTGCGCCATAAATATCATCGTTGTAAAAACTCTCATTTTCCTGTTCGAATGTGGCATCAAAATCCGTAGCTTGGAAATTATGACTCACCTTCACCAACATATATCCATTCTTATAGACAAAATTTTAAAGGTATTGAGGTAAATCCATAAGCTCTATAAATGAAAAATAGTATGTATATAGAGAATAACAATCTAGAACACATTTTTcgaaatcaaaaatcaaattttgattatAAAATCTAGCTAGCCGCATATCTAACTCTAAGTATGATacttatttgattaaaattaagTAGTAATTGATTCTTAATACTTCACCTGACTAATAAGGTCACATTTTCACCCCTGATGGAAAAAGCCaattgatggatccgcgaattattgatgttaataaatgctggtagagaatgaagattatgacacagaatttacgtggttcgatttactgaggtaaatctacgtccacgggaagaagggagggcaagattgtattgcttgatctgggattacagcttacaacacagacttgctatatggtattttatctctagagagcttaacccttttctatctgatctaagttctatttatacattgaactaaggtcgtggtttgcagccccactaacaagatcgtgggtgagcaataactgctcaataactgcttcgtaccactaaatagatcgtgggtatagcggaggtcgtggaggcctttcatgagtccactaactcctagttcggtcgaatgctgagaccgaactgctggactttaccgatcagctcttgccgatctgagaggagagcttgactggtcggcttttaccgagctgtaggctgagtccgaactctttggtcgtgccgaactctttggtgccgaacaggtactctttcttgggctctgggctgatgggccgtcactgttattgggcttgccattagggtttagttcgtaccccatcactacccccccgaaaagcgaagtgaatcacttcggcgaggtgagtcacttcggcattctggataatggtaagggggaggctgacgtcaggggacgtgccttgcgcgtgcctgcattaaatgcgacagtaaaatccggccgttgaatcctgaaaaggtgggattcgaaacggcgcaacgatctcgaaatctttcccgaatctgataagtatgctcctttttcctcatttgaacacttttgctgttgcgtcttctatactctctctttttcgagaaattttcttccgctttcaagagcttcttcagactttcttcatcttcaaaaagtaagaaaaatgtcttcttcttcttcggagtcgggtagcggtaggaaaggggataaggggtcttctggccggaaagagtccggggagaagaccgtagagtatttccctagtattttgagtaaggatactgtgatatccctacccgaaaaatacttttttcctggggggaaggcggtggtacctgacggtgatcatagggctgactccccgccggaggggtacgccaccgtgtacgaggcctgcttagaatgcgggcttcgtttccccctcccttctgcctttatagatttactagatttttttcagcttcctttaggccaagtgactccgaactcttggaggcacttgtcggccttcgctgccgaactccgtaggttaggaagggatttgtctttgaaggcgatccttaaattctttcaatttaagaggaaggggtcttggttttacttgatccctttacagccctttagagccttttgtaaaacgaagtggccgaagtggcaaaatcgcttcttctactatgataggaccgcggctcctagttttccctggagagggccggagtccgttatccgtcaccctcggcctgaaccgttggacgagctcgatggcgagctcaacaagattcccatagttaggaaacaatacccggagtctgagctcgtcaagggcgacgtcgtgttcgacatctcgtcttcggacgaagaggccgagggtgaggatttctctttatctttatgctctactgctttaacaaagaaaatctgactttgctttcttgctttttggcagtgtacatgctgagtaaggctagccgcaaatcttcggagtccaaggagccggagaggccgaaaacgaccagctcggcgtctgatgccgggaggactccgaaaaggcaaaaaacctcttcggatccgaagaagccggagtcgacttcggcaaaggggaaggggagggcccagaagcccccgagagtgccagagaaagatgtggtcctggcgcctccttcggaacatatctgtgagccgtttttatggcccacggacttcgccgaggtgaactctcttcttgattttctggccttgcttttttttctgtattttttgtggcccctttgttgacttttttctttatccattttcagaggaacgatatgctctccaagctcgtcgccgtcgaactctccaaagcgtccaatgactatgccgagatgcagaggaagttggcggctgcttgtcatcgggccgaacaggctgaggctaactttgagaaggccagagctgctaggatttcggcccaggatgaagctcagtttgccaaaaaccagc is a window encoding:
- the LOC121772443 gene encoding transmembrane protein 53-like, which produces MMGSLSGILQRPVLAASALAIASVSADCYDKLWPSKSSDACSSLEQSSPSCSSTSRPLEELNSLWVSKISVSRLSQLSFVAGIRVPVPNVHIPIPSSNVNSHSNANYSFVASSPTLLNSYRSADLANSAKPAAYTYSAPALPSNVLYRWHLPDPRAIDVSGGSDCSSAKSRTVVVLLGWLGAKQKHLKIYADWYTMRGFHAITFTFPMSEVLRYQVGGKVEHDVELLVDHLADWLEEEHGKNLVFHTFSNTGWLTYGVILEKFQKKDVDLADRIRGCVVDSAPVAVLDPQVFASGFSAAFLKKNSVATKGSDIEPKTGVTIGNRATIEVKPGMAEAALLLLLEKVFGVILNHPSINRRLSDVMRLLTSEQPSCPQLYIYSSADKVIPAGSVESFIEKQQRNGREVRACNFISTPHVDHFRNQSELYSSQLTQFMEDCVLTSCKPSS